One genomic segment of Deltaproteobacteria bacterium includes these proteins:
- a CDS encoding 4'-phosphopantetheinyl transferase superfamily protein, translating into MLGNDVVDFAHRGTQPGAQNPRFDARVFCERERALIAGDATQRVRWVLWAAKEAAYKAAKKLDRATVWAPSRFEVTLLSRERGSVAHGERRFALFVEERAEWVHALASDDASAESAARGVRELASDDASAEARAFACGALAAQLGADAGELSVAKRGRIPVLCVRGEPARADLSLSHHGRFVAFACALGAESVRLAS; encoded by the coding sequence ATGCTCGGCAATGACGTGGTGGACTTCGCGCACCGCGGCACGCAGCCGGGCGCGCAGAATCCGCGTTTCGACGCGCGCGTGTTCTGCGAGCGCGAGCGCGCGCTGATCGCAGGCGATGCGACGCAGCGCGTGCGCTGGGTGCTGTGGGCCGCGAAGGAGGCGGCCTACAAGGCCGCGAAGAAGCTCGACCGCGCCACGGTGTGGGCGCCCTCGCGCTTCGAGGTGACGCTGCTGTCGCGCGAGCGCGGCAGCGTGGCGCACGGCGAGCGTCGCTTCGCGTTGTTCGTCGAGGAGCGCGCGGAGTGGGTGCACGCGCTCGCGAGCGACGATGCGAGCGCGGAGTCCGCCGCGCGCGGCGTCAGGGAGCTCGCGAGCGACGACGCCTCCGCGGAAGCGCGCGCGTTCGCGTGCGGCGCGCTCGCCGCGCAGCTCGGCGCCGACGCGGGCGAGCTCTCGGTCGCGAAGCGCGGGCGCATCCCCGTGCTGTGCGTGCGCGGTGAGCCCGCGCGCGCCGATCTCTCGCTCTCCCATCACGGGCGCTTCGTCGCGTTCGCGTGCGCGCTCGGCGCCGAGAGCGTGAGGCTCGCATCGTGA
- a CDS encoding 3-oxoacyl-ACP reductase FabG, whose protein sequence is MGAGAASVRSRGVSDARVALVTGAGTGIGAACALALAGAGFRVAVHYRSSEEKARAIADKCGSEAFLLKADLADSAQIDALIAELKDKAGRLDVLVNNAGFNVNAPMVTMKLEDYDAVAAIERGTWYLTKVALRRFLIRSDDARIINISSVVGHTGNPGQAPYTMAKAGLDALTKSLAQEVAGRNIRVNSVAPGFIDTEMTHELPAEVKQHILGRIPMARMGTAEEVAEVVTWLATKASYVHGTVIHVNGGMYGG, encoded by the coding sequence CTGGGCGCGGGCGCTGCTTCGGTTCGGAGCCGCGGCGTGAGCGACGCGCGCGTCGCACTCGTGACGGGCGCCGGCACCGGCATCGGCGCCGCCTGCGCGCTCGCGCTCGCGGGCGCCGGCTTTCGCGTCGCAGTGCACTACCGCTCCAGCGAGGAGAAGGCGCGCGCGATCGCGGACAAGTGCGGGAGCGAGGCGTTCCTACTGAAGGCGGACCTCGCGGACTCCGCGCAGATCGACGCGCTGATCGCCGAGCTCAAGGACAAGGCCGGCCGCCTCGACGTGCTCGTGAACAACGCCGGCTTCAACGTGAACGCGCCGATGGTCACGATGAAGCTCGAGGACTACGACGCCGTCGCCGCGATCGAACGGGGCACCTGGTATCTCACGAAGGTCGCGCTGCGCCGCTTCCTGATACGCAGCGACGACGCGCGCATCATCAACATCTCGAGCGTGGTCGGGCACACGGGCAACCCGGGGCAAGCGCCGTACACCATGGCGAAGGCCGGGCTCGACGCGCTGACCAAGTCGCTCGCGCAGGAAGTCGCGGGCCGGAACATCCGCGTGAACTCCGTCGCGCCCGGCTTCATCGACACCGAGATGACGCACGAGCTGCCCGCGGAAGTGAAGCAGCACATCCTCGGGCGCATCCCGATGGCGCGCATGGGGACTGCGGAGGAAGTCGCGGAAGTTGTTACGTGGCTCGCGACCAAGGCGAGCTACGTGCACGGCACCGTCATCCACGTGAACGGAGGGATGTACGGTGGGTAG
- the map gene encoding type I methionyl aminopeptidase: MRLGRGKQKQESAPRGRSGVIPLLAPHEIEQMRAAGRLAGRLLDEVAKRIRPGLDTLSIDNFIDEFTRDHGAVSATLGYGHPPYTRCSCISINDVVCHGIPDAKTILRDGDIVNVDVTPKLNGYHGDSSRTFLVGDVAPKARRLVADTYHALWLGIRAVRPGGTTGDIGFAIQQFAEAQGYGVVREFTGHGTGKIFHTAPTIFHYGKPNSGERLAPGMTFTIEPMINLGHWKTEILEDRWTAVTADGSLSAQFEHTVLVTADGVEPLTLGEGEKAPV, translated from the coding sequence ATGCGTTTGGGTCGAGGCAAGCAGAAGCAAGAATCCGCGCCGCGCGGTCGCAGTGGTGTGATTCCGCTGCTCGCGCCGCACGAGATCGAGCAGATGCGCGCGGCAGGCCGGCTCGCGGGCCGGCTCCTCGACGAAGTGGCGAAGCGGATCCGCCCCGGCCTCGACACGCTCTCGATCGACAACTTCATCGACGAGTTCACGCGCGACCACGGCGCCGTCTCCGCCACGCTCGGCTACGGCCATCCGCCCTACACGCGCTGCAGCTGCATCTCGATCAATGACGTCGTCTGCCACGGCATCCCGGACGCCAAGACGATCCTGCGAGATGGCGACATCGTGAACGTCGACGTGACGCCGAAGCTGAACGGCTACCACGGCGACAGCTCGCGCACGTTCCTCGTCGGCGACGTCGCGCCGAAAGCGCGCCGCCTCGTCGCCGACACCTACCACGCGCTGTGGCTCGGCATCCGAGCTGTTAGGCCAGGCGGCACCACGGGCGACATCGGCTTCGCGATCCAGCAGTTCGCCGAAGCGCAGGGCTACGGCGTCGTGCGCGAGTTCACCGGCCACGGCACCGGCAAGATCTTCCACACCGCGCCGACGATCTTTCACTACGGCAAGCCCAACAGCGGCGAGCGCCTCGCGCCCGGCATGACCTTCACGATCGAGCCGATGATCAACCTCGGTCACTGGAAGACGGAAATCCTCGAAGACCGCTGGACCGCGGTCACCGCCGACGGCTCCCTCTCCGCGCAGTTCGAGCACACCGTGCTCGTGACCGCGGACGGCGTGGAGCCCCTGACGCTGGGCGAGGGGGAGAAGGCGCCGGTCTAG
- a CDS encoding beta-ketoacyl-[acyl-carrier-protein] synthase family protein: protein MKRRVVVTGMGVIAPNANGLGAFDAALRSTKSGLRTVDFMVKHGFACTVGGVPEGVEELAKSLFTEEELLAMNAIHRYAAIASVEAWADAGLPRPKFGDEHVNWDTGAVLGTGIGGMDTVGDRVVPLVNDNKVKRLGSTSVEQVMASGLSARVSGILALGNQVTTNSSACATGAEAIAMGVERIRAGLAERMLCGGAEVPTPYNWAGFDAMRVLNRKHNDAPEAASRPLSASAGGFIPGAGAGVVIVESLDAARARGARIHAEVLGAATNCGGHRGGGSMTAPNPEGVRRCISAAIADAGIATSEVDAISGHLTATGADPREVASWSAALGRGPESFPWITSTKSLIGHTLGAAGALESIAAVLMLRGGYVHGSINCEDVHPEIAPFAASIPHETRTLPGLRTIMKAGFGFGDVNAALVLRKWND from the coding sequence ATGAAGCGGCGCGTCGTGGTCACGGGCATGGGCGTGATCGCGCCCAACGCGAACGGCCTCGGCGCGTTCGACGCCGCCCTCCGCTCGACCAAGAGCGGCCTGCGCACCGTCGACTTCATGGTGAAGCACGGCTTTGCCTGCACGGTGGGCGGCGTGCCCGAGGGCGTCGAAGAGCTCGCGAAGTCGCTCTTCACCGAGGAAGAGCTGCTCGCGATGAACGCGATCCATCGCTACGCGGCGATCGCGAGCGTGGAAGCGTGGGCCGACGCGGGGCTGCCTCGCCCGAAGTTCGGCGACGAGCACGTGAACTGGGACACCGGCGCGGTGCTCGGGACCGGCATCGGCGGCATGGACACGGTGGGCGACCGCGTGGTGCCGCTCGTGAACGACAACAAGGTGAAGCGCCTCGGTTCGACCTCGGTCGAGCAGGTGATGGCGAGCGGCCTCTCGGCGCGCGTGTCCGGGATCCTCGCGCTCGGCAACCAGGTGACGACGAACTCGAGCGCGTGCGCGACCGGCGCCGAGGCGATCGCGATGGGCGTGGAGCGCATCCGCGCGGGCCTCGCGGAGCGCATGCTGTGCGGCGGCGCCGAAGTGCCGACGCCGTACAACTGGGCCGGCTTCGATGCGATGCGCGTACTGAACCGCAAGCACAACGACGCGCCCGAGGCGGCGTCCCGGCCGCTCTCCGCGAGCGCGGGCGGCTTCATCCCGGGCGCGGGCGCCGGCGTCGTGATCGTGGAGAGTCTCGACGCGGCTCGCGCACGAGGGGCGCGCATTCACGCCGAGGTGTTAGGGGCCGCGACGAACTGCGGCGGGCACCGCGGCGGCGGCTCGATGACCGCGCCGAACCCCGAAGGTGTGAGGCGCTGCATCAGCGCCGCGATCGCCGACGCCGGCATCGCGACGAGCGAGGTCGACGCGATCAGCGGCCACCTCACCGCGACCGGGGCCGATCCGCGCGAGGTGGCGTCGTGGTCCGCGGCGCTCGGCCGCGGCCCCGAGAGCTTCCCGTGGATCACGTCGACCAAGTCGCTGATCGGCCACACGCTCGGCGCCGCGGGCGCGCTGGAGTCGATCGCCGCCGTGTTGATGCTGCGCGGCGGCTACGTGCACGGCTCGATCAACTGCGAGGACGTGCACCCCGAGATCGCGCCCTTCGCGGCGTCGATTCCGCACGAAACGAGAACGCTTCCCGGCTTGCGCACGATCATGAAGGCGGGCTTCGGCTTCGGCGACGTGAACGCCGCCCTCGTGCTGCGCAAGTGGAATGACTAG
- a CDS encoding beta-hydroxyacyl-ACP dehydratase: protein MGRKLTTAEALARVPQQEPFRFVDELLELSEERAVGRYRWRPEADFYRGHFPGNPVTPGVLLIESMAQCGVVPIALQRLYAEFDDAEAATYQTFFTDAQVDFSGVVRPGDVVTTESRVLFYRRRKIKVEATMSGADGRIVCSGQLSGMGVAR, encoded by the coding sequence GTGGGTAGGAAGCTCACGACCGCCGAAGCGCTCGCGCGCGTGCCGCAGCAGGAGCCGTTCCGCTTCGTCGACGAATTGTTGGAGCTGAGCGAGGAGCGCGCGGTCGGCCGCTATCGCTGGCGACCCGAGGCGGATTTCTATCGCGGGCACTTCCCTGGCAACCCAGTCACGCCTGGCGTGCTCTTGATCGAGTCGATGGCGCAGTGCGGCGTCGTGCCGATCGCGCTTCAACGCCTCTATGCCGAGTTCGACGACGCGGAGGCCGCGACGTACCAGACGTTCTTTACCGACGCGCAAGTGGACTTCTCAGGCGTCGTGCGCCCTGGCGACGTCGTCACCACCGAGTCGCGCGTGCTCTTCTATCGCCGCCGCAAGATCAAGGTCGAGGCCACGATGAGCGGCGCGGATGGGCGCATCGTGTGCTCGGGGCAGCTGTCGGGCATGGGAGTCGCGCGATGA
- a CDS encoding acyl carrier protein encodes MQASEIQSRVIKILTPYVKDAAALSSASAATNILEDLKVNSARLVDVVLAFEDEFDIEIADEDVDTVNTIGDCVGLISQKL; translated from the coding sequence ATGCAGGCCAGTGAGATTCAGTCGCGCGTGATCAAGATCCTGACGCCGTACGTGAAGGACGCGGCCGCGCTCTCGAGCGCGAGCGCGGCGACGAACATCCTCGAGGACCTGAAGGTGAACTCGGCGCGTCTCGTCGACGTCGTGCTCGCCTTCGAGGACGAGTTCGACATCGAGATCGCCGACGAAGACGTCGACACCGTCAACACGATCGGCGACTGCGTCGGCTTGATCTCGCAGAAGCTCTAG
- a CDS encoding ATP-grasp domain-containing protein: MTRIQPIRRLAIVNRGEAAMRCIRAVKALRAQEGAEILAVALYTEIDRDAPFVRHADLAIAMPAPRGEVAAYLDHDGLITALRKAEADAVWPGWGFVSEHPAFVERLNREGIRFLGPSPDAMRALGDKIGSKHLAESVSVPVTPWSKGVVENEADAERWATEIGLPVVIKASAGGGGRGIRVVDSLDQVAPAFRSASSEAKNAFGDGRLFIEAKVTGGRHIEVQIAGDAHGNVLAVGCRDCSVQRRHQKVLEEAPPPGLSPAVRSALEACAAKVAKHVGYVGVGTVEFLVEGESYYFLEMNPRLQVEHGITEELTGLDLVQIQIRIARGESLAGVKLREHGWAIEARVCAEDPDQGFLPAPGRIARFDPALGPRIRVDTGYVQGSTVPAAFDSLIAKVIATGADREEARARLASALDDFDLVVEGGATNKGWLAEILDHADYRKGAVDTTWLDRFGLARERNDELAAPALVAAGILAYQAARAQARLNFYAEAAFAADRVPVSSGQQIDLGFGGEQYRLDIYAIGGWRYRVHLDGHALAAGLREEGEHTARLQLGERVFRVLYDVGGANLRVELEGRAFRFDEQSAGQVRAAAPAMVVAVHVQPGDTVTAGQTIGLLEAMKMEVAFDAPVSGVVTEVLVRKGAKVAAGDVLLVIEPKKDEAGAASAPSVARLALPDIADPLAPLFREKGGDPLGAPDLEAAANAQPPQRRSAIAAIRDEARRALLGYDVNPARADKLAEFLEAALPDGLPDPFYAELAEIRHELSLTADVARLFIRSPAASVSGELGPSNDARMRMFARRTRAGGAGIAAEFLDLVRAALAHYGVESIDHSDALERAVLRLLASQQQPELRDRLALAMLRRAASLARHGVPLAQDARLAAALDLLAGMRGLLSNAVADAAIEARYVIFEQPEALRLAERTSKQVNAYLDAAEAEPTAPPAEVLLDLAGVPRATFDRVGAWIADADPRRRAIALAAQLQRAYAPEEAIAQVSFRESGRWIERMDFAGGRVVLGATASLADLADTLRVVVRAAESSRESHDWPAVFALELFAALGEDEEAPDVAAVVTPVLAGSLAAGRVTVTLVRPSGPDLHFTFVPTPNGFAEDASLHGLHPEAAKRVDLGRLVNFALERLPASEGLYAFWGKSREDASDERMFVLGDLRSRSPDPGREAALHVPAFEHMFFEATRALRNHLALRDPQRRLQWNRIAIYLAPEIVLEASLADRLSRKLAPATRNLGLEKVIVRLRTLDRAKPDEPATPRELVIANLTGSNLTLEMREPRTGALRVASAYERKVVDARRRRLVYPYEIVRMLTGSHGDAAGEGELPVGTFEEWDLDASGAAAPVARPYGRNDCAIVFGVVSTPTEKVPDGMSRVLVLSDPTLGMGSLGPEECSRIVAAIDLAEQRGIPVEWVPVSSGARIAMDSGTDNLDATARVVRRIIEFTQQGGAIHVIVTGVNVGAQSYWDSLATMLMHTRGALIMTPGASMVLTGRAALEASGAVSAEDEQAIGGFERIMGPNGEGQYYATDIRDAYRILFEHYRFTYVVPGERGPRAQRTSDPDTRDAGATATPGGDFARVGEIFDDATNPGRKRPFAMRPVMAALIDQDSPHLERWRAWVGAETAIVWDAHLGGQAVSLIGIESTSLTREGYRPPDGPSTWTGGTLFPLSSKKVARALNAASGNRPVVILANLSGFDGSPESMRKLQLEYGAEIARAVVNFDGPISFMVVSRYHGGAYVVFSRALNSRLRASALEGSFASVIGGGPAAAVVFARDVRARAAADPRVRAAQPGRNASEEARARFEKVLEEVRLEKQAELAEEFDRIHSVQRAKDVGSLESIVPAREMRAFLIAQLREEARRPG; encoded by the coding sequence GTGACGCGCATCCAGCCGATCCGCCGCCTCGCGATCGTGAATCGCGGCGAAGCCGCGATGCGCTGCATTCGCGCGGTGAAGGCGCTGCGCGCACAGGAAGGCGCGGAGATTCTCGCCGTCGCGCTCTACACCGAGATCGATCGCGACGCGCCGTTCGTGCGCCACGCCGACCTCGCGATCGCGATGCCGGCGCCGCGCGGCGAAGTCGCGGCGTATCTCGATCACGACGGACTGATCACGGCGCTGCGCAAGGCCGAGGCCGACGCGGTGTGGCCAGGCTGGGGATTCGTCTCCGAGCACCCCGCGTTCGTAGAGCGCCTGAACCGCGAGGGCATTCGCTTCCTCGGCCCCTCGCCCGACGCGATGCGCGCCCTCGGCGACAAGATCGGCTCGAAGCACCTCGCCGAGAGCGTGAGCGTGCCCGTGACACCTTGGAGCAAGGGCGTCGTCGAGAACGAAGCGGACGCCGAGCGCTGGGCGACCGAGATCGGCCTGCCGGTCGTGATCAAGGCCTCCGCGGGCGGCGGCGGGCGCGGCATACGCGTCGTCGACTCGCTCGATCAGGTCGCGCCCGCGTTTCGTTCCGCGAGCTCCGAGGCGAAGAACGCCTTCGGCGACGGGCGCCTCTTCATCGAGGCGAAGGTCACGGGCGGGCGGCACATCGAGGTGCAGATCGCGGGCGATGCGCACGGCAACGTGCTCGCGGTCGGCTGCCGCGACTGCTCGGTCCAGCGGCGCCACCAGAAGGTGCTCGAGGAAGCGCCGCCGCCGGGGCTCTCGCCCGCAGTGCGCAGCGCGCTCGAAGCGTGCGCCGCGAAAGTCGCGAAGCACGTCGGCTACGTAGGCGTCGGCACCGTCGAGTTCCTCGTCGAGGGCGAGAGTTATTACTTCCTCGAGATGAATCCGCGGCTCCAGGTGGAGCACGGCATCACCGAGGAGCTGACCGGCCTCGATCTGGTGCAGATCCAGATCCGCATCGCGCGCGGCGAGTCGCTCGCGGGCGTGAAGCTGCGCGAGCACGGCTGGGCGATCGAGGCGCGCGTGTGCGCCGAAGACCCCGATCAGGGCTTCCTGCCCGCGCCCGGCCGCATCGCGCGCTTCGATCCCGCGCTCGGTCCGCGCATTCGCGTCGACACGGGCTACGTGCAGGGCAGCACGGTGCCCGCCGCGTTCGACTCGCTGATCGCGAAGGTGATCGCGACCGGCGCCGATCGCGAAGAAGCGCGCGCGCGGCTCGCGTCCGCGCTCGACGACTTCGACCTCGTCGTCGAGGGCGGCGCGACCAACAAGGGCTGGCTCGCCGAGATCCTCGACCACGCCGACTACCGCAAGGGCGCGGTCGACACGACTTGGCTCGATCGCTTCGGACTCGCGCGCGAGCGCAACGACGAGCTCGCCGCGCCGGCGCTGGTCGCCGCGGGCATCCTCGCTTATCAGGCCGCGCGCGCGCAGGCGCGGCTCAACTTCTACGCCGAGGCCGCGTTCGCCGCGGATCGCGTGCCCGTCTCGAGCGGGCAGCAGATCGACCTCGGCTTCGGCGGCGAGCAGTACCGCCTCGACATCTACGCGATCGGCGGCTGGCGATACCGCGTGCATCTCGATGGCCACGCGCTCGCAGCGGGCCTGCGCGAAGAGGGCGAGCACACCGCGCGCTTGCAGCTCGGCGAGCGCGTGTTCCGCGTGCTCTACGACGTGGGCGGGGCGAACCTGCGCGTCGAGCTCGAGGGGCGCGCGTTCCGCTTCGACGAGCAGTCGGCGGGCCAAGTGCGCGCCGCGGCGCCCGCGATGGTCGTCGCGGTGCACGTGCAGCCGGGCGACACGGTGACCGCTGGCCAGACGATCGGCCTGCTCGAAGCGATGAAGATGGAGGTCGCGTTCGACGCGCCCGTCAGCGGAGTTGTTACGGAAGTGCTCGTGCGCAAGGGCGCGAAGGTCGCGGCCGGCGACGTGCTGCTCGTGATCGAGCCGAAGAAGGACGAGGCGGGCGCGGCGAGTGCGCCGAGCGTCGCGCGGCTCGCGCTGCCCGACATCGCGGATCCGCTCGCGCCGCTCTTCCGCGAGAAGGGCGGCGACCCGCTCGGGGCGCCCGACCTCGAGGCCGCGGCGAACGCGCAGCCGCCGCAGCGCCGGAGCGCGATCGCCGCGATCCGCGACGAGGCGCGCCGTGCACTGCTCGGTTACGACGTGAACCCCGCGCGCGCCGACAAGCTCGCCGAGTTCCTCGAGGCGGCGCTGCCCGATGGCCTCCCCGACCCGTTCTACGCCGAGCTCGCCGAGATTCGTCACGAGCTCTCGCTCACCGCCGATGTCGCGCGGCTCTTCATTCGCTCGCCCGCTGCGTCGGTTTCCGGCGAGCTCGGGCCCTCGAACGACGCGCGCATGCGCATGTTCGCGCGGCGCACGCGCGCCGGCGGCGCCGGCATCGCCGCGGAGTTCCTCGATCTCGTGCGAGCGGCGCTCGCTCATTACGGCGTCGAGAGCATCGATCACAGCGACGCGCTCGAGCGCGCGGTGCTGCGCCTGCTCGCTTCGCAGCAGCAGCCCGAGCTGCGCGACCGCCTCGCGCTGGCGATGCTGCGCCGCGCGGCTTCGCTCGCGCGCCACGGCGTGCCGCTCGCGCAAGATGCGCGCCTCGCCGCGGCGCTCGATCTGCTCGCGGGCATGCGCGGCCTGCTTTCGAACGCCGTCGCCGACGCCGCGATCGAAGCGCGCTACGTGATCTTCGAGCAGCCCGAAGCGCTGCGCCTCGCCGAGCGCACGAGCAAGCAGGTGAACGCCTACCTCGACGCCGCGGAGGCGGAGCCGACCGCGCCGCCGGCGGAAGTGCTGCTCGATCTCGCCGGCGTGCCGCGCGCGACGTTCGACCGCGTGGGCGCGTGGATCGCCGACGCCGATCCGCGCCGCCGCGCGATCGCGCTCGCCGCGCAGCTGCAGCGCGCCTACGCGCCCGAGGAGGCGATCGCGCAGGTCTCGTTCCGCGAGTCGGGGCGCTGGATAGAGCGCATGGACTTCGCGGGGGGTCGCGTGGTGTTGGGGGCGACCGCGTCGCTTGCGGATCTCGCCGACACGCTGCGCGTGGTGGTGCGCGCCGCCGAGTCGTCGCGCGAGAGTCACGACTGGCCCGCGGTGTTCGCGCTCGAGCTGTTCGCCGCGCTCGGTGAAGACGAGGAAGCGCCGGACGTCGCCGCAGTCGTTACGCCCGTGCTCGCGGGCTCGCTCGCCGCGGGGCGCGTCACGGTCACGCTCGTCCGCCCCAGCGGCCCCGATCTCCACTTCACGTTCGTGCCCACGCCGAACGGCTTCGCCGAAGACGCGAGCCTGCACGGCCTCCACCCCGAGGCGGCAAAGCGCGTCGACCTCGGGCGGCTCGTGAACTTCGCGCTCGAGCGCCTGCCCGCGAGCGAGGGCCTCTACGCGTTCTGGGGCAAGAGCCGCGAGGACGCGAGCGACGAGCGCATGTTCGTGCTCGGCGATCTGCGCTCGCGCTCGCCCGATCCGGGCCGCGAGGCGGCGCTGCACGTGCCCGCGTTCGAGCACATGTTCTTCGAGGCGACGCGCGCGCTGCGCAACCACCTCGCGCTGCGCGATCCGCAGCGGCGCCTGCAGTGGAACCGCATCGCGATCTACCTCGCGCCCGAAATCGTGCTCGAAGCGAGCCTCGCCGATCGCCTCTCGCGCAAGCTCGCGCCGGCGACGCGCAACCTCGGGCTCGAGAAGGTGATCGTGCGCTTGCGCACGCTCGACCGCGCGAAGCCGGACGAGCCTGCGACGCCGCGCGAGCTGGTGATCGCGAATCTCACCGGCTCGAACCTCACGCTCGAGATGCGCGAGCCGCGCACCGGCGCCCTGCGCGTCGCTTCGGCGTACGAGCGCAAAGTCGTCGACGCGCGCCGCCGCCGGCTCGTCTACCCGTACGAGATCGTCCGGATGCTGACGGGCTCGCACGGCGACGCCGCGGGCGAGGGCGAGCTGCCCGTGGGCACCTTCGAGGAATGGGATCTCGACGCGAGCGGTGCCGCCGCGCCCGTCGCGCGCCCCTACGGCCGTAACGACTGCGCGATCGTGTTCGGCGTCGTCAGCACGCCCACCGAGAAGGTGCCCGATGGCATGTCGCGCGTGCTCGTGCTCTCGGACCCGACGCTCGGCATGGGCTCGCTCGGCCCCGAGGAGTGCAGCCGCATCGTCGCGGCGATCGATCTCGCCGAGCAGCGCGGCATCCCCGTGGAGTGGGTGCCGGTGTCGAGCGGCGCGCGCATCGCGATGGACAGCGGTACGGATAATCTCGACGCCACCGCGCGCGTCGTGCGCCGCATCATCGAGTTCACGCAGCAAGGCGGCGCCATCCACGTGATCGTGACGGGCGTGAACGTCGGCGCGCAGAGTTATTGGGACTCGCTCGCGACGATGCTGATGCACACGCGCGGCGCGCTGATCATGACGCCGGGCGCGTCGATGGTGCTGACGGGCCGCGCGGCGCTCGAAGCCTCGGGCGCCGTCAGCGCCGAGGACGAGCAAGCGATCGGCGGCTTCGAGCGCATCATGGGCCCGAACGGCGAGGGCCAGTACTACGCCACCGACATCCGCGACGCGTATCGCATCCTGTTCGAGCACTACCGCTTCACGTACGTCGTGCCCGGTGAGCGCGGGCCGCGCGCGCAGCGCACGAGCGACCCCGACACGCGCGACGCCGGCGCCACCGCGACGCCGGGCGGCGACTTCGCGCGCGTGGGCGAGATCTTCGACGACGCCACCAACCCCGGTCGCAAGCGCCCCTTCGCGATGCGCCCGGTGATGGCCGCGCTGATCGACCAAGACAGCCCGCACCTCGAGCGCTGGCGCGCGTGGGTGGGCGCAGAGACCGCGATCGTGTGGGACGCGCATCTCGGCGGGCAGGCAGTGAGCCTGATCGGCATCGAGAGCACGTCCCTGACGAGAGAGGGCTATCGGCCGCCCGACGGTCCGTCGACCTGGACCGGCGGCACGCTCTTCCCGCTCTCCTCGAAGAAAGTCGCGCGCGCGCTCAACGCGGCGAGCGGCAACCGCCCCGTCGTGATCCTCGCGAACTTGTCAGGCTTCGACGGCTCGCCCGAGTCGATGCGCAAGCTGCAGCTCGAGTACGGCGCCGAGATCGCGCGCGCGGTCGTGAACTTCGACGGCCCGATCTCCTTCATGGTCGTGTCTCGCTACCACGGCGGCGCCTACGTCGTGTTCTCGCGTGCGCTGAACTCGCGCCTGCGCGCCTCCGCGCTCGAAGGCTCGTTCGCGAGCGTGATCGGCGGCGGGCCCGCGGCCGCGGTGGTGTTCGCGCGCGACGTGCGCGCCCGTGCCGCCGCCGACCCGCGCGTGCGCGCCGCGCAGCCCGGCCGCAACGCGAGCGAGGAGGCGCGTGCGCGCTTCGAGAAAGTGCTCGAAGAGGTGCGCCTCGAGAAGCAGGCCGAGCTCGCCGAGGAGTTCGACCGCATCCACTCCGTTCAGCGCGCGAAAGATGTGGGCTCGCTCGAATCCATCGTGCCCGCGCGCGAGATGCGCGCGTTCCTGATCGCGCAGCTGCGAGAAGAGGCGCGGCGTCCCGGTTGA
- a CDS encoding 1-acyl-sn-glycerol-3-phosphate acyltransferase codes for MAEGLAASDVRALRVQRAVSRALSPLWIPIFVSLMAFAFRWRVANAAELRRQYRELRTQSHAPLLICANHLTMLDSFVIGWALGDSLFYLRHFSSIPWNTPERVHFASTWWKQLLTYVLKCVPIRRGSDRKEVALVLDKVEYLLKSGEAVMVFPEGARSRSGRVEVENAAYGIGRIVSSVPGCRVLCLYLRGDGQHGMTDAPARGEVFRGRMAVLEPKSDQSGLRGSLDIARQVTAKLAELEKEHFDARQ; via the coding sequence TTGGCGGAAGGCCTGGCTGCGAGCGACGTGCGTGCGCTGCGTGTGCAGCGGGCGGTGTCGCGCGCCCTCTCGCCGCTGTGGATCCCGATCTTCGTCAGCCTGATGGCGTTCGCGTTCCGCTGGCGCGTCGCGAACGCCGCCGAGCTGCGCCGTCAGTACCGCGAGCTGCGCACCCAGTCGCACGCGCCGCTGCTGATCTGCGCGAATCACCTGACGATGCTGGATTCGTTCGTGATCGGCTGGGCGCTCGGCGACTCGCTCTTCTACTTGCGTCACTTCTCGTCGATTCCGTGGAACACGCCCGAGCGCGTGCACTTCGCGTCGACGTGGTGGAAGCAGCTGCTCACGTACGTGCTCAAGTGCGTTCCGATCAGGCGCGGCTCCGACCGCAAGGAAGTCGCGCTCGTGCTCGACAAGGTGGAGTACCTGCTGAAGAGCGGTGAAGCGGTGATGGTGTTCCCCGAAGGCGCGCGCTCGCGCAGCGGGCGTGTCGAGGTGGAGAACGCGGCGTACGGCATCGGCCGCATCGTTTCGTCGGTGCCGGGCTGCCGCGTGTTGTGCCTCTACCTGCGCGGCGACGGCCAGCACGGCATGACGGACGCGCCGGCGCGCGGCGAAGTCTTCCGCGGGCGCATGGCCGTGCTCGAGCCGAAGAGCGATCAGAGCGGCCTGCGCGGCTCGCTCGACATCGCGCGCCAAGTCACGGCGAAGCTCGCCGAGCTCGAGAAGGAACACTTCGATGCTCGGCAATGA